The genomic segment GACGTCTGCCAAGTGGATAGCATCGGCGGCGAAAGTCCTGCATGGCAGCGGTTAACGGAGGTAACACAGAAGATCGCGGGAGCTGACCACGTACCCGTGCTGATCTGCGGTGAGTCCGGTAGTGGCAAGGAACGTGTAGCCCGAACCATCCACTGCGGCTCGCCGCGGGCCGGTGGCCCCTGGGTGACACTCAACTGCTCGGCACTGCCGGAAAATCTGCTCGAATCAGAAATGTTCGGTTACGAGAAGGGCGCCTTTACTGATGCCCGGCAGTTGAAACGCGGACTGCTAGAGTTGGCTGACGGCGGTACACTGTTTCTCGACGAAATCGGCGATCTTGCCCTGACTCTACAGCCCAAACTACTACGGGTATTGGAGACGCAGACTTTCCGCAGACTCGGCGGCAGTCGAGAGATAAGCGTCGATGTTCGCTTCGTCGCCGCGACGCACCGCAATCTTCCGGAAATGGTAAAGAACGGTCAGTTTCGCGAGGATCTCTACTACCGCCTCAATGTCGGCGCCATCGAAGTGCCGCCCCTGCGTGCGCGACGAGAAGACATTCTGCCCCTGGCACGGTACTTCCTCACCGAGGCTGCACGCGCAGTAGGCTCACCCACGCTGGCGCTGGCCCCAGCGCTGGAGTCGATGCTGGAAAGTTATGCGTGGCCCGGCAACGTACGTGAATTGCGCAACGTTCTGGAGCGTGCTGCAATCCTTTGCGCAGAAGACACCGTCACCACCTTGCAGTTGCCGCGAGAAATTGTGGGCTGCTGCGCTGCGCTCGCCGTTCCGTCAGAGCAATCCGATCAACCGTTCCTGGACTTGGCGGCGATGGAACAACACTACATTCAGCGCGTTCTGGACTCGGTTGGCGGGAACAAGACTCGCGCTGCCGAACTTCTTGGTATCACCCGTCTGACCCTCCGCAACAA from the Denitratisoma oestradiolicum genome contains:
- a CDS encoding sigma-54-dependent transcriptional regulator; this translates as MSALLIVEDDTTIRVTVGNFLARLGYSVDVAENAASALKQSRGRRYRLILLDLHLPDGDGLDLIGKFRELDDDTLVVIMTAFPEVRTAVAALKAGAYDYITKPFDLEDVRELIGRAMETSRLRHEVAWRRAQSDVCQVDSIGGESPAWQRLTEVTQKIAGADHVPVLICGESGSGKERVARTIHCGSPRAGGPWVTLNCSALPENLLESEMFGYEKGAFTDARQLKRGLLELADGGTLFLDEIGDLALTLQPKLLRVLETQTFRRLGGSREISVDVRFVAATHRNLPEMVKNGQFREDLYYRLNVGAIEVPPLRARREDILPLARYFLTEAARAVGSPTLALAPALESMLESYAWPGNVRELRNVLERAAILCAEDTVTTLQLPREIVGCCAALAVPSEQSDQPFLDLAAMEQHYIQRVLDSVGGNKTRAAELLGITRLTLRNKLKHQDRDDSPVTS